A genomic region of Xanthomonas campestris pv. phormiicola contains the following coding sequences:
- a CDS encoding NAD(P)H-binding protein, translating to MHIALIGATGHIGRHIAREALRRGHAVTALVRNAQPRPPELDGASIVLASLDDRAALAAAVRGHDVLASAYGPGAAAADTIPGVAQTLIDVARSAGVRRLLVVGGAGSLEVAPGLQLVDTPDFPDAYKPYALAHRAALQHLQAAADLDWTFYAPAAEIGPGDQRGGVRTQATALLGDAQGHSAISYADYASAFVDEIERPQYLRQIATAAY from the coding sequence ATGCACATCGCCCTGATCGGCGCAACCGGCCATATCGGCCGCCACATCGCCCGCGAAGCCCTGCGCCGCGGCCATGCCGTCACCGCGCTGGTCCGCAATGCGCAGCCGCGGCCGCCGGAACTGGACGGCGCCAGCATCGTGCTCGCGTCGCTGGACGACCGCGCCGCGCTCGCCGCCGCGGTGCGCGGCCACGACGTGCTGGCCAGCGCCTACGGCCCCGGCGCCGCCGCGGCCGACACCATTCCGGGCGTGGCCCAGACCCTGATCGATGTTGCCCGCAGCGCCGGCGTGCGCCGCCTGCTGGTGGTCGGCGGCGCCGGCAGCCTGGAAGTGGCGCCGGGCCTGCAACTGGTGGACACGCCGGACTTCCCCGACGCCTACAAGCCCTACGCGCTGGCCCACCGCGCCGCCCTGCAGCACCTCCAGGCCGCCGCCGACCTGGACTGGACCTTCTACGCGCCGGCCGCGGAAATCGGCCCCGGCGACCAGCGCGGCGGCGTGCGCACCCAGGCCACCGCCCTGCTCGGCGACGCGCAGGGCCATAGCGCGATCAGCTACGCCGACTACGCCAGCGCCTTCGTCGACGAGATCGAGCGCCCGCAGTACCTGCGCCAGATCGCCACCGCCGCGTACTGA
- the gph gene encoding phosphoglycolate phosphatase (PGP is an essential enzyme in the glycolate salvage pathway in higher organisms (photorespiration in plants). Phosphoglycolate results from the oxidase activity of RubisCO in the Calvin cycle when concentrations of carbon dioxide are low relative to oxygen. This enzyme is a member of the Haloacid Dehalogenase (HAD) superfamily of aspartate-nucleophile hydrolase enzymes (PF00702).), producing the protein MTFPYALVVFDLDGTLVDSGADIAEALNRTLAEFGLARVPEATVLGWIGEGVRKLVETAWRHAHDATPIDAVMPAFMRHYEECLLRSPRLYPGVAEALAQLRARGVTLALCTNKPSAFVQPLLRHLGVADAFAAALGGDSLPERKPSPLPLLHLAQHFAQPPARCLMVGDSGTDLQAAHAAGMPAALVRYGYPRELDLATADVVLRMDDMRELLALG; encoded by the coding sequence ATGACATTTCCGTACGCGCTGGTGGTGTTCGATCTGGACGGCACCCTGGTGGACAGCGGCGCCGATATCGCCGAAGCGCTCAACCGCACGTTGGCCGAGTTCGGCCTGGCGCGCGTGCCCGAAGCCACCGTGCTCGGCTGGATCGGCGAGGGCGTGCGCAAGCTGGTCGAAACCGCGTGGCGGCATGCGCACGACGCCACTCCGATCGACGCGGTAATGCCGGCTTTCATGCGCCACTACGAAGAATGCCTGCTGCGCAGCCCGCGCCTGTACCCGGGCGTGGCCGAGGCGCTGGCGCAGTTGCGCGCGCGCGGCGTCACGCTGGCGCTGTGCACCAACAAGCCCTCGGCGTTCGTACAGCCGTTGCTGCGCCATCTCGGCGTGGCCGATGCGTTCGCCGCGGCGCTCGGCGGCGACAGCCTGCCCGAGCGCAAGCCCAGCCCGCTGCCGCTGCTGCACCTGGCGCAGCACTTCGCGCAGCCGCCGGCGCGCTGCCTGATGGTCGGCGATTCCGGCACCGACCTGCAGGCCGCGCACGCCGCCGGCATGCCGGCGGCACTGGTGCGCTACGGTTATCCGCGCGAGCTGGACCTGGCCACCGCCGACGTGGTGTTGCGGATGGACGACATGCGCGAGCTGCTGGCGCTGGGGTGA
- a CDS encoding PLP-dependent cysteine synthase family protein, which yields MTPRDWVANAIQKIEADFNRSADTHLIPLDLPGFPGIDLYFKDESSHPTGSLKHRLARSLFLYALANGWLREGRPVIEASSGSTAVSEAYFARLLGLPFIAVMPAATSPEKIAAIEFQGGRCHLVERACDLHADSVQLARASGGHFMDQFLYAERATDWRANNNIAESIFRQMQEEPHPVPEWIVCSPGTGGTAATLGRYVRYRRHATRILCADPEVSVFFEGYCEALAGRDYAGLASTGGSRIEGIGRPRVESSFIPSCVDAMVKVPDALSLAAMRYVSARLGRRVGGSTGTNFVGVLQAATRMREQGRSGSIVTILCDSGERYGHSYYQPDWYRQHGIDVEQADAQLAAAVAGAGLPPLACAALS from the coding sequence ATGACCCCTCGCGATTGGGTGGCCAACGCCATCCAGAAGATCGAAGCCGATTTCAACCGTTCGGCCGACACCCACCTGATCCCGCTGGACCTGCCCGGTTTCCCCGGCATCGACCTGTATTTCAAGGACGAGTCCAGCCATCCCACCGGCAGCCTCAAGCACCGCCTGGCGCGCTCGCTGTTCCTGTACGCGCTGGCCAACGGCTGGCTGCGCGAGGGGCGGCCGGTGATCGAGGCCTCGAGCGGCTCCACCGCGGTGTCCGAAGCCTATTTCGCGCGCCTGCTGGGATTGCCGTTCATCGCGGTGATGCCGGCCGCGACCTCGCCGGAGAAGATCGCCGCGATCGAGTTCCAGGGCGGGCGCTGCCACCTGGTCGAGCGCGCCTGCGACCTGCACGCCGATTCGGTGCAGCTGGCGCGCGCCAGCGGCGGCCACTTCATGGACCAGTTCCTGTACGCCGAGCGCGCCACCGACTGGCGCGCCAACAACAACATCGCCGAGTCGATCTTCCGGCAGATGCAGGAAGAACCGCACCCGGTGCCGGAATGGATCGTGTGCAGCCCCGGCACCGGTGGCACCGCCGCCACGCTGGGCCGCTACGTGCGCTACCGCCGCCACGCCACCCGCATCCTGTGCGCGGATCCGGAAGTGTCGGTGTTCTTCGAAGGCTATTGCGAAGCGCTGGCCGGGCGCGACTACGCCGGCCTGGCCAGCACCGGCGGTTCGCGCATCGAGGGCATCGGCCGGCCGCGGGTGGAATCGAGCTTCATCCCCAGCTGCGTCGATGCGATGGTCAAGGTGCCCGATGCGCTGAGCCTGGCGGCGATGCGCTACGTGAGCGCGCGCCTGGGCCGTCGCGTCGGCGGCTCCACCGGCACCAACTTCGTCGGCGTGCTGCAGGCGGCGACGCGGATGCGCGAGCAGGGCCGCAGCGGTTCCATCGTCACCATCCTGTGCGACAGCGGCGAGCGCTACGGGCACAGCTACTACCAGCCCGACTGGTACCGCCAGCACGGCATCGACGTGGAGCAGGCCGACGCGCAGCTGGCCGCGGCGGTGGCCGGCGCCGGGCTGCCGCCGCTGGCTTGTGCCGCGCTGTCCTGA
- a CDS encoding M3 family metallopeptidase, with product MTNPLLDFSGLPRFDAIQPEHIGPAIDALLAAAEAAVAQAEQVAPVSWDRFVVPLDDATERLWRAWGQVNHLQGVVNTPALREAYNANLPKLTRFSSALGQNLALFAQYRALAASPEAAGYDAARRKVLDNALRDFRLGGAELGDADKQRFAAIQEELSALSAKFSQNVLDATDAWSLQIDDSARLAGLPEDVVAAARAAADKDGQAGCKLTLQMPCYLPVQMYADDRALRETLYRANAIRASEFGDPALDNSAAIERILALRGELAGLLGFASYAEYSLATKMAQNPDEVLGFLRDLAARAKPYAQRDRAELEAYAREHLGLDELQAWDLAYASEKLKQARYSFSEQEVKRYFTEPKVLDGLFGVIGDLYGLQVQADSAPLWHPDVRFFRVSDARGRLVGQFYLDLYAREGKRGGAWMDDCRNRRDRVDGVQTPLVYLVCNFGRGSDGKPATFTHNDVTTLFHEMGHGLHQLLTQVGELGVAGINGVEWDAVELPSQFMENFCWEWPRLQAMTAHVDSGQRLPRALFDKLLAAKNYQSGMFTVRQLEFALFDMQLHHAFDAAGDSMLQLLERVRDEVAVNRPPAWNRFPHQFSHIFAGGYGAGYYSYKWAEVLSADAYAAFEEAPDQLAATGARFLQEILARGGSRPALENFTAFRGRAPELDALLRHSGMAG from the coding sequence ATGACCAATCCCCTGCTCGATTTTTCCGGCCTGCCGCGCTTCGATGCGATCCAGCCCGAGCACATCGGCCCGGCGATCGACGCGCTGCTGGCCGCCGCCGAAGCCGCGGTCGCGCAGGCCGAGCAGGTCGCGCCGGTGAGCTGGGACCGCTTCGTGGTGCCGCTGGACGACGCCACCGAGCGCCTGTGGCGCGCCTGGGGCCAGGTCAACCACCTGCAGGGCGTGGTCAATACGCCGGCGCTGCGCGAGGCCTACAACGCCAACCTGCCCAAGCTGACGCGCTTCTCCAGCGCGCTGGGGCAGAACCTGGCGCTGTTCGCGCAATACCGCGCGCTGGCCGCCTCGCCCGAGGCCGCCGGCTACGACGCGGCGCGACGCAAGGTGCTGGACAACGCGCTGCGCGATTTCCGCCTGGGCGGCGCCGAACTGGGCGATGCCGACAAGCAGCGTTTCGCCGCGATCCAGGAAGAGCTGTCGGCACTGTCGGCGAAGTTCTCGCAGAACGTGCTCGACGCCACCGATGCGTGGTCGCTGCAGATCGACGACAGTGCGCGCCTGGCCGGCCTGCCCGAGGACGTGGTCGCCGCCGCGCGCGCGGCCGCGGACAAGGACGGCCAGGCCGGCTGCAAGCTGACCCTGCAGATGCCGTGCTACCTGCCGGTGCAGATGTACGCCGACGACCGCGCGCTGCGCGAGACCCTGTACCGCGCCAACGCGATCCGCGCCTCGGAGTTCGGCGACCCGGCGCTGGACAACAGCGCGGCGATCGAACGCATCCTGGCGCTGCGCGGCGAACTGGCCGGCCTGCTCGGTTTCGCCAGCTACGCCGAGTATTCGCTGGCGACCAAGATGGCGCAGAACCCCGACGAGGTGCTGGGCTTCCTGCGCGACCTGGCCGCGCGCGCCAAGCCCTACGCGCAGCGCGACCGCGCCGAGCTGGAAGCGTACGCGCGCGAGCATCTGGGCCTGGACGAACTGCAGGCCTGGGACCTGGCCTACGCCAGCGAAAAGCTCAAGCAGGCGCGCTACAGCTTCTCCGAGCAGGAAGTGAAGCGCTACTTCACCGAGCCGAAGGTGCTGGATGGCCTGTTCGGCGTCATCGGCGACCTGTACGGCCTGCAGGTGCAGGCCGACAGCGCCCCGCTGTGGCATCCGGACGTGCGCTTCTTCCGCGTCAGCGATGCGCGTGGCCGCCTGGTCGGGCAGTTCTACCTCGACCTGTACGCGCGCGAGGGCAAGCGCGGCGGCGCCTGGATGGACGACTGCCGCAACCGCCGCGACCGCGTCGACGGCGTGCAGACGCCGCTGGTATACCTGGTGTGCAACTTCGGCCGCGGCAGCGACGGCAAGCCGGCGACTTTCACCCACAACGACGTCACCACCCTGTTCCACGAGATGGGCCACGGCCTGCACCAGTTGCTGACCCAGGTCGGCGAACTCGGCGTGGCCGGCATCAACGGCGTGGAATGGGATGCGGTGGAACTGCCCAGCCAGTTCATGGAGAACTTCTGCTGGGAATGGCCGCGGCTGCAGGCGATGACCGCGCACGTGGACAGCGGGCAGCGGCTGCCGCGTGCGCTGTTCGACAAGCTGCTCGCGGCGAAGAACTACCAGAGCGGCATGTTCACCGTGCGCCAGCTGGAATTCGCGCTGTTCGACATGCAGCTGCACCACGCCTTCGATGCGGCCGGCGACAGCATGTTGCAGCTGCTCGAACGCGTGCGCGACGAAGTCGCGGTGAACCGGCCGCCGGCATGGAACCGCTTCCCGCACCAGTTCAGCCACATCTTCGCCGGCGGCTACGGCGCCGGCTACTACAGCTACAAGTGGGCCGAAGTGCTCAGCGCCGACGCCTATGCCGCGTTCGAGGAAGCGCCGGACCAACTGGCCGCCACCGGCGCGCGCTTCCTGCAGGAGATCCTGGCGCGCGGCGGCAGCCGTCCGGCGCTGGAGAACTTCACCGCGTTCCGCGGCCGCGCGCCGGAACTGGACGCCTTGCTGCGGCACAGCGGCATGGCGGGGTAA
- the fabB gene encoding beta-ketoacyl-ACP synthase I translates to MRRVAITGMGITSCLGNDLDTVSRALRDSRAGIRANPEAAEHGLRSQVGGDVQLDLEALIDRKLKRFMGDASAYAYLALRDAIADAGLDEAVVSDVRTGLIAGSGGGSSHWQVEAADLLRNRGVRKVGPYMVPRTMCSAVSASLATAFKIKGVSYSLSAACATSAHCIGAAADLIRHGQQDVMFAGGGEELDWTMSLMFDAMGALSSVFNDRPAVASRPYDAERDGFVIAGGGGMLVLEDYERAVARGARIHAELLGYGVTSDGADMVAPSGEGAVRCMQMAMQGVDAPIDYLNTHGTSTPLGDVTELGAVREVFGDAVPPLSSTKALSGHSLGAASVHEAIYCLLMMRDGFIAGSANIDALDPRAEGFPIVRESREATLRTVMSNSFGFGGTNAALVFGKVG, encoded by the coding sequence ATGCGCCGCGTCGCGATCACCGGCATGGGCATCACCTCATGCCTGGGCAACGACCTGGACACGGTGTCGCGCGCGCTGCGCGACAGCCGCGCCGGCATCCGCGCCAACCCCGAGGCAGCCGAACACGGCCTGCGCAGCCAGGTCGGCGGCGACGTGCAACTGGACCTGGAGGCGCTGATCGATCGCAAGCTCAAGCGCTTCATGGGCGATGCGTCGGCGTATGCGTACCTGGCGCTGCGCGATGCGATCGCCGATGCGGGCCTGGACGAGGCCGTGGTCAGCGACGTGCGCACCGGCCTGATCGCCGGGTCCGGCGGCGGTTCCAGCCACTGGCAGGTGGAAGCGGCGGACCTGCTGCGCAACCGCGGCGTGCGCAAGGTCGGCCCGTACATGGTGCCGCGCACGATGTGTTCGGCGGTCTCGGCCAGCCTGGCCACCGCGTTCAAGATCAAGGGCGTGAGCTACTCGCTGTCGGCGGCGTGCGCGACGTCGGCGCACTGCATCGGCGCGGCCGCGGACCTGATCCGCCACGGCCAGCAGGACGTGATGTTCGCCGGCGGCGGCGAGGAACTGGACTGGACCATGAGCCTGATGTTCGACGCGATGGGCGCGCTGTCCAGCGTCTTCAACGACCGCCCGGCGGTGGCCTCGCGCCCGTACGACGCCGAGCGCGACGGTTTCGTCATCGCCGGCGGCGGCGGCATGCTGGTGCTGGAAGACTACGAACGCGCGGTGGCGCGCGGCGCGCGCATCCATGCCGAACTGCTCGGCTACGGCGTGACCTCCGACGGCGCCGACATGGTCGCCCCGTCCGGCGAAGGCGCGGTGCGCTGCATGCAGATGGCGATGCAGGGCGTGGACGCGCCGATCGACTACCTCAACACGCACGGCACCTCGACGCCGCTGGGCGACGTCACCGAACTGGGCGCGGTGCGCGAAGTGTTCGGCGATGCGGTGCCGCCGCTGTCCTCGACCAAGGCGCTGTCCGGGCATTCGCTGGGCGCGGCCAGCGTGCACGAGGCGATCTACTGCCTGCTGATGATGCGCGACGGCTTCATCGCCGGCTCGGCCAACATCGACGCGCTGGACCCGCGCGCCGAGGGCTTCCCGATCGTGCGCGAGAGCCGCGAGGCGACCTTGCGCACGGTGATGTCCAACAGCTTCGGCTTCGGCGGCACCAACGCTGCGCTGGTGTTCGGCAAGGTGGGCTGA
- the dinB gene encoding DNA polymerase IV: protein MRKIIHVDMDAFYASVEQRDDPALRGKPVVVAWRGMRSVVCAASYEARVFGIRSAMPALRAERLCPDAIFVPPDFARYKAVSRQVREIFQRHTDLIEPLSLDEAYLDVTAPKGDLATATEIAQTIRAQIREETALTASAGIAPNKFLAKIASDWRKPDGQFVIRPHRVEAFLTPLPVSKVPGVGKVMQARLAALGIVTVGDLRAHAEAELEARFGSFGLRLYQRARGIDERPVESDQQVQSISSEDTFAEDLALDALEPAIRQLAEKTWNATRRTERVARTVVLKLKTAQFRILTRSFTPEQPPQSLQALTDIALALRQRVDLPASTRYRLVGVGLAGFHEPEPVQAQGRLFR, encoded by the coding sequence ATGCGCAAGATCATTCACGTCGACATGGATGCGTTCTACGCGTCCGTGGAGCAGCGTGACGATCCCGCATTGCGCGGCAAGCCGGTGGTGGTGGCATGGCGCGGCATGCGCTCGGTGGTGTGCGCCGCGTCGTACGAGGCGCGCGTGTTCGGCATCCGCTCGGCGATGCCGGCGTTGCGTGCCGAGCGCTTGTGCCCGGACGCGATCTTCGTGCCGCCGGATTTCGCGCGTTACAAGGCCGTGTCGCGGCAGGTGCGCGAGATCTTCCAGCGCCACACCGATCTGATCGAACCGCTGTCGCTGGACGAGGCCTATCTCGACGTCACCGCGCCCAAGGGCGATCTGGCCACCGCCACCGAGATCGCGCAGACCATCCGCGCGCAGATCCGCGAGGAAACCGCATTGACCGCCTCGGCCGGCATCGCGCCGAACAAGTTCCTGGCCAAGATCGCCTCGGACTGGCGCAAGCCCGATGGCCAGTTCGTGATCCGTCCGCACCGCGTCGAGGCGTTCCTGACCCCGCTGCCGGTCAGCAAGGTGCCGGGCGTGGGCAAGGTGATGCAGGCCAGGCTGGCGGCGCTGGGCATCGTCACCGTCGGCGACCTGCGTGCGCATGCCGAAGCGGAACTGGAAGCGCGCTTCGGCAGCTTCGGGCTGCGCCTGTATCAGCGTGCGCGCGGCATCGACGAGCGTCCGGTGGAATCGGACCAGCAGGTGCAGTCGATTTCTTCCGAAGACACCTTCGCCGAGGACCTGGCGCTGGACGCGCTGGAACCGGCGATCCGGCAGCTGGCGGAAAAGACCTGGAACGCGACCCGCCGCACCGAGCGCGTCGCGCGCACCGTGGTGCTGAAGTTGAAGACCGCGCAGTTCCGCATCCTGACCCGCAGCTTCACCCCGGAGCAACCGCCGCAATCGCTGCAGGCGCTGACCGACATCGCGCTGGCCTTGCGCCAGCGCGTCGACTTGCCCGCCTCCACGCGCTACCGCCTGGTCGGCGTGGGCCTGGCCGGCTTCCACGAGCCCGAACCGGTGCAGGCGCAGGGGCGGCTGTTCCGTTGA
- a CDS encoding MBL fold metallo-hydrolase yields the protein MTKDVFPSQRIGDFTITAISDGYLGVGLDALMNVEPADALQLQNDGRVEDASAVHINCYLVQGRGRTILIDAGAGGFKQWGGRLLRNLSLAGLRPAQIDAILLTHAHPDHVGGLIDASGDVAFPNAELVVQRREIAFWQDDGNLSRAAARARGNFLLARQVFDGYRDRLRIFDAGEVLPGIAALPLPGHTAGHTGYRLDAGERSLLVWGDIVHFPQIQVPHPEVSIVFDHDPALAVATRSRLLDLVSTERLLIAGMHFGELGFARIERTNAAYAVTYEA from the coding sequence ATGACGAAGGACGTTTTCCCGAGCCAGCGGATCGGCGATTTCACCATCACCGCCATCAGCGACGGCTATCTCGGCGTCGGCCTGGACGCGCTCATGAACGTGGAGCCGGCCGACGCCCTGCAGCTGCAGAACGATGGGCGGGTGGAAGACGCTTCCGCAGTCCATATCAACTGCTACCTGGTACAAGGCCGTGGCCGCACGATCCTGATCGATGCCGGTGCCGGCGGCTTCAAGCAATGGGGCGGTCGGCTGCTGCGCAACCTGTCGCTGGCAGGCCTGCGCCCCGCACAGATCGATGCGATCCTGCTGACCCATGCCCATCCCGATCATGTCGGGGGACTGATCGACGCCTCCGGAGACGTCGCCTTTCCGAATGCCGAACTCGTCGTGCAGCGTCGGGAGATCGCGTTCTGGCAGGACGACGGCAACCTGAGCCGCGCCGCCGCGCGCGCGCGCGGCAATTTCCTGCTCGCGCGCCAGGTGTTCGACGGCTATCGCGACAGGCTGCGCATCTTCGATGCAGGCGAGGTGTTGCCTGGCATCGCCGCCCTGCCGCTGCCAGGGCACACAGCCGGACACACGGGCTATCGTCTCGACGCCGGCGAGCGCAGCCTGCTGGTCTGGGGCGACATCGTGCATTTCCCGCAGATCCAGGTGCCGCACCCGGAGGTGTCGATCGTCTTCGACCATGATCCGGCGCTTGCAGTCGCGACGCGGTCGCGGCTGTTGGATCTGGTCAGCACGGAGCGGCTCCTGATCGCCGGCATGCACTTCGGCGAACTCGGCTTCGCACGCATCGAACGAACCAACGCGGCCTACGCTGTGACCTATGAGGCATGA
- the fabA gene encoding 3-hydroxyacyl-[acyl-carrier-protein] dehydratase FabA yields the protein MSRLTSYSREHLLASARGELFGAEAARLPNDPMLMFDRITHIDDNGGAHGKGVVRAELDVRPDLWFFGCHFIDDPVMPGCLGLDALWQLTGFFLTWIGAPGRGRALGVGEVKFSGQVLPSARQVVYELDISRVINRKLVMAVADGRMSVDGREIYTAKDLRVGLFTSTEAF from the coding sequence ATGAGCCGCCTCACTTCGTATTCACGCGAACACCTTCTCGCCAGCGCGCGCGGCGAACTGTTCGGCGCCGAGGCCGCACGCCTGCCCAACGATCCGATGCTGATGTTCGACCGCATCACCCACATCGACGACAACGGCGGCGCGCACGGCAAGGGCGTGGTCCGCGCCGAACTCGACGTGCGCCCGGACCTGTGGTTCTTCGGCTGCCATTTCATCGACGATCCGGTGATGCCCGGCTGCCTGGGCCTGGATGCGCTGTGGCAACTGACCGGGTTCTTCCTGACCTGGATCGGCGCGCCCGGCCGCGGCCGCGCGCTGGGCGTGGGCGAAGTGAAGTTCAGCGGACAGGTGCTGCCGAGCGCCAGGCAGGTGGTCTACGAACTGGACATCAGCCGGGTCATCAACCGCAAGCTGGTGATGGCGGTGGCCGACGGCCGCATGTCGGTGGACGGCCGCGAGATCTACACCGCCAAGGATCTGCGCGTGGGCCTGTTCACCTCGACGGAGGCGTTCTGA
- a CDS encoding heavy-metal-associated domain-containing protein — MRHLELTVQGMTCGGCSARLQRVLEASAGVAAAAVVLDGGRVGVDYDETRTDAAAIERAIADAGFGVAAG; from the coding sequence ATGCGCCATCTCGAACTCACGGTCCAGGGCATGACCTGCGGCGGCTGCTCGGCGCGGCTGCAACGGGTGCTGGAGGCCAGCGCCGGGGTCGCCGCGGCCGCGGTCGTGCTGGACGGCGGCCGCGTCGGCGTCGACTACGACGAGACCCGCACCGACGCCGCGGCGATCGAGCGCGCCATCGCCGATGCCGGCTTCGGCGTCGCGGCAGGCTGA
- a CDS encoding LysR family transcriptional regulator — protein sequence MDRLTAIAVFVEVAERGSLTAAAEALELSRAMVSRHLAELERWLGARLLHRTTRRVTLTGAGETALARFRPMLAIGASLRDELASDDPEPHGQLRVTASASFGQAHLAAAAAEFVARHPQARVDMLLADRTVNLVEERIDLAVRISHRVDPGLIARRLSVCRSVLCAAPAYLQRRGAPHSAADLAAHNCLGHHYVGRHEWPLRYRGEPVSVAVSGNFTANEATVLLEAVRAGAGIAMLPTYQAAALLRSGELQRVLPDHELDTMDIFGVYASRRQQPAIVRAFLDFLVARFGEVPYWDRD from the coding sequence ATGGACCGTCTGACCGCGATTGCCGTGTTCGTCGAGGTCGCCGAGCGCGGCAGTCTCACCGCGGCCGCCGAGGCGCTGGAGCTGTCGCGGGCGATGGTCTCGCGCCACCTGGCCGAACTGGAGCGCTGGCTGGGCGCGCGCCTGCTGCACCGGACCACGCGGCGGGTGACCCTGACCGGCGCCGGCGAGACCGCGCTGGCGCGGTTCCGGCCGATGCTGGCGATCGGCGCCTCGCTGCGCGACGAACTGGCCAGCGACGACCCGGAGCCGCACGGACAGCTGCGCGTCACCGCCTCGGCCTCGTTCGGCCAGGCGCATCTGGCCGCGGCGGCGGCCGAGTTCGTGGCCCGCCATCCGCAGGCGCGGGTGGACATGCTGCTGGCCGATCGCACGGTCAACCTGGTCGAGGAACGCATCGACCTGGCGGTGCGCATCTCGCATCGCGTCGACCCGGGCTTGATCGCGCGGCGCCTGAGCGTGTGCCGCTCGGTGCTGTGCGCGGCGCCGGCCTATCTGCAGCGGCGCGGCGCGCCGCACAGCGCCGCCGACCTGGCCGCACACAACTGCCTGGGCCATCACTACGTGGGCAGGCACGAGTGGCCGCTGCGCTACCGCGGCGAACCGGTGTCGGTGGCGGTGAGCGGCAACTTCACCGCCAACGAGGCCACCGTGCTGCTGGAGGCGGTGCGCGCCGGCGCCGGCATCGCCATGCTGCCGACCTACCAGGCCGCGGCGCTGCTGCGCAGCGGCGAATTGCAGCGCGTGCTGCCCGACCACGAACTGGACACGATGGACATCTTCGGCGTGTACGCCTCGCGCCGGCAGCAGCCGGCGATCGTGCGCGCGTTCCTGGATTTCCTGGTCGCGCGTTTCGGCGAGGTGCCGTACTGGGATCGCGACTGA